A segment of the Chloracidobacterium sp. genome:
GTCCGGCGGCGGGAAGCAGCGGCTTGGCGTCCAGTTCCGATGCGCTGATGTTTGGTACGGCGGGAATGTTCACGTACAGCGACGTAGAGCGCCGCGCACGTTACGCAGAAAACGTCAAGCTGGTGCAAGGTGACGCGACGCTGACAGCCGAGACGGTGGAGGCGGAACTGGCTGCCCGCGAAAGTCGTCTTGAACGGCTGATGGCGACGGGAAAAGTGGTCATCGTCCAACCTGGCCGCCAGGCGACGGGTGACGCGGCGCGATACACGGCCGCCGATGACCGCTATGTGATCACGGGCAATCTAGCGCGAGTCGAAGACGCCGTACGGGGTGTTTGCATCGCCCCGGAATTGTCTTTTGTCAAAGCGGAGGGTGTTGTCCGGGCGTTGAGCAGCGGCAATGCGCAGCGCGTCCGTACGACATACCGGCTCAAGCCGTAGCCTTTTTGAGCCGCAGTTCTTGTCTGTGTCAGCCGTTGCCCGCGCGCTTTCAGTTCTCGTGAGTGCGCAGCCGCGCAGCGGTGATCACCGAAGTGGTGAAGGTGGCGCGGCGCTTCTCATCGGTGCGTTCCACCAAAAACATCGCCCCCGTGGCTTAGCTGCACACAGGGGCGGCTAAAAACAGTCTGTTCAAGTGGGTTACGCTGTTGCGGGGTTGTCGCCCGCCGCCACCGGCGGAATGAGCGGTTTGACCACCGCCGGTCGGACCGCGTCGGCCTTGGCCTCCTCACGCTCAAGGCTGTTGCTTGTTGTCGGTTCTTCATCGTCCAGCGGCAGACCAGCAACCAAACGGCGTACCTGAATGGCGTCTAGCGACTCACGCTCTAGCAGCGCTTCTGCCAACCGTACCAGCGCGTCTTTGTTATCCAGAATGATCTGCCGCGCCCGGTTGTACTGCTCCATGATGATCCGCTTGACTTCCTGATCAATCTTGATGGCCGTGTCTTCGCTGTAGTCCTGATGCTGCGCAATCTCACGTCCCAAAAAGATTTGTTCTTCTTTCTTGCCGAAGGTCAGCGGTCCGAGCTGCGACATCCCAAACTCGCACACCATTCGCCGGGCCAACTCTGTCGCTCGCTCAAGGTCGTTAGCGGCGCCCGTTGTGACATGGTTGAGGAAAATCTCTTCCGCCAGTCGCCCGCCCATCAGGATGGCGATTTGCCCCTCAATGTACTCGCGAGTGTGCGAGTACCGGTCGGCTTCCGGCAACTGCTGCGTCAGTCCCAACGCCATGCCGCGCGGAATGATGGTGATCTTGTGAATTGGGTCTGCATTCGGCACTTTGATGCCAACCAGCGCGTGGCCAGCTTCGTGGTACGCCGTGTTGCGCTTTTCCTCATTAGACATCACTAGCGAACGGCGCTCGCTGCCCATGATGACCTTGTCCTTGGCCCACTCGAAGTCGCGCATTGTCACGCACTTCTGGTTGTTGCGCGCTGCGTTGAGCGCCGCCTCGTTGACCAAGTTAGCCAAATCCGCCCCTGTGAAGCCGGGCGTCCCGCGCGCGATCACGGAAATGTCCACGTCGTCGCCCAGCGGAATCTTGCGCGTGTGCACCGCCAAAATCCCCTCACGCCCCTTGACATCGGGACGATTGACGACCACCCGCCGGTCAAACCGCCCCGGACGCAACAGCGCCGGGTCAAGCACGTCCGGCCGGTTGGTCGAAGCGATCAGAATCACGCCGTCGTTAGACTCAAAGCCGTCCATCTCAACCAGCAGTTGGTTGAGCGTCTGCTCCCGTTCGTCGTGACCGCCGCCCAGTCCGGCCCCGCGATGGCGGCCCACGGCGTCAATTTCATCAATGAAGATGATGCATGGCGCGTTTTTCTTACCCTGCTCAAACAGGTCGCGGACACGTGACGCCCCAACGCCGACGAACATCTCAACGAAATCCGAGCCGGAAATCGAGAAAAACGGCACATTCGCCTCGCCTGCAACCGCGCGCGCCAGCAGCGTTTTCCCCGTACCGGGCGGACCCATCATCAAAATTCCCTTCGGAATCCGTCCGCCAAGCTTCTGGAACTTCTGCGGCTCTTTGAGGAACTCGATGATTTCTTGAAGCTCTTCCTTTGACTCTTCAACACCGGCCACGTCCTTGAACGTAATGCGCTTGGCCTGGTTGGAGAGCAACCGCGCCCGACTGCGGCCAAACGACAGGGCTTTGTTGCCGCTGCCCTGCATCTGGCGCATCATCAAGAAAACAAATCCAATCAGCAGAAAAACCGGCAAATAGTACAGCAGGATGGTCAGCCAGATCCCGCTGGTGGCAGGTTTGCCCTGCACCTTGATGTCCTTTTCCCGCATGCGGTTCATCAACTCGCCGGCGACGCCGCTGATGATGTCCGTGCGGAAGGGTTTACCGTTGGTGTACTTTCCCGTCACTTCCGTTTCTGAGATGACGGCCTCTTGAATTTCCCGCGCCTCGATCTTCTTGACCAGCGTCGCATAGTCGGGGTTGTCTTCCTTGAGCGGCCCGTTGCGGTGGAGCAAACTCCAGAACAGCACGCCGCCGGCGATGATGACGATCCAGAGGACGACTTGTCGGACTGCCGTATTCAACGTCACGCCTGCCTTTCCGTGTCGGTCGTTGTGATTTGATGAGGATGACCGGAAAAACGGTTGAGTAAGCCGTCGGGGCGGTGACAAACGGGCCGCCCCGCCTTGGACGCCAAGTTTACACGAACGACTTTTTTGAAGAAAAGTCGTCCTGTCATTTCTTGGACGGCGGTTCCGGCCACCACCTAGCCGTCAATATAAGCTTAGGTAAAAACCAACGCATCCGCCACGCGGCGTACCCGCCGGCCGCCCGTCAAATCCAGACATTTGCCAACGCCATCGTCCGGGAGGAGTGTCGCCTCAATGGCTTCTATGTGGTGGAACGCTACCGCCGGATACGCCTGCTCTTGGGCGACGGTGTGCAACACTCGCCGGCGGATAGCTGGCGGCAGCGCCGTCAGTTCCGCTACGGGCAACGCCCATCGCCGACCAACCTGCCGCGCGTGCCGGTGCAGCCATTCGGCGACAACAGTTCGCAAATAATCGCTGTCCTCACGCGCCAGTTGCGCCAACCGCGCCAAGGCGGTGCCCAGCTGCGGATTGAGCCGTTCCAGTTCCGGTATGACGAGATAGCGCAGTCGGTTGCGGGCGCGCGTTAGGTCGCGGTTGGTTTCATCCTCCCGGAACTGGATTCCACACTGCTGCACGTACTCGGCGATGCGCGGACGCGGCGTCGCCAGCAGAGGGCGGATGACCTGTATGGGCGAGTCGTCTGCGACGGGGCGCAAGGGAGCAATCGCCGTCAAACCGTCGGGGCTAGCGCCGCGCACCAACCGTAGCAAGACAGTTTCCGCCTGATCGCTCTGGGTATGCGCCGTCGCAATGAACGCCGCGCCGACCTGCTCCGCCGTCCGCTGCAGAAATGCATATCGTATCCGCCGCGCTACCGCTTCCAAGTTGCCCTGTTCAGCCGTGGCCGCCTGAGCGACATCCACCGTTTCCACCGTCCACCGTAAGCCCAGCCGCGCGGCCGTCTCGGCGACCAAGTGGGCGTCGGCGTCCGCCGCCGCGCCGCGCAGACCATGGTTGAGATGCGCCACGTGCAGACACTGTGCAGCTTCTACACCGCACCAATCCCAAAGGGCGTGCAGGAGCGCCATGGAGTCCATACCACCCGACACCGCAACCACCACCCCGCGCGTCGGGAAGCCTTCCACAGTCCGCAGCCAACGCCTGTTGAGAATGGCTTCGGCGTTTGGTTTTGATTCTAACACGGCCACCTCGGCGGACGGTCACTCGTCATCCAGTTCGGGATAGTCGAACGGATGATTAGCCAACACGGCGCGCATATTGATTTGTCCCAGCAGGGTTTCAAGGAAAGTTGCAAGCAGGTGAACCGTTTTAATCAGTTCTTCGAGATTGCGCGCCGACTGTACCTCATCCAGAAAACGGTCGTATTCATCCCAGTCTTTGTACATCAGGAACCGCAGCGACGTGTCCCGGAACAGCGTGATGCGTTCAATCAGTGGGGCGACGGCGGTTTTGTCCGGCCGTGATTCAAAACGGCGCAAGTGACGCAGTAGCCGCCAGATGTCTTCGCGCAGGTGCAGAGATTGTTCAAGTTTGGTCTGGAACATTTCAAACGCCGTGGCGCCATCAAACGTTGGATCAAAGACCGTCGCCAGCGCCACCAGCGACTGTTGAAAGCAGTCGCGGAGCAGGCCATGCGCATTTTCAACACGTGCGTAAATCGGCGGCGCTTGGTGCAACTCGGCAAACCCGACCAACTCCCGCCCGTAGATTTTTTGCAGTTCCATTTCTAGGGCGTACACCGTCGCGTCGAAGGCGTCATGTACATCCGGCAGTAGGTCAGGCAGACGCATAGGCCGGGTTTCAATAAACTCGATCAAAGCCTCCGTTTCGGCACGAATCAGAATGAAAATCAACAGGGCGCTTTTGAGCGGACGATCCTGCCGTAGGTCATCCTGCACAAAGTCCAAATAGCGCAGAAACCGATAAAAACAACTGAAAATATGGCGTAGGTCTTGGCGCAACGCCGGGTCCGGCAAAGCAGCAATTAGCCGGCGGAGGGCTTCAGATTTGATCTCCGGCGTCGGCGTGACCAAACCGCCCCGCACTGCCCGAAACAACCCGCTCCGCTCAATGGACTGATTAAGCAACCGGCCGACGGCCGTAAAGGTGTGATAGCCGACCGGTTTGGCGCGAATAAGGTCGTCTACGAGCATGCGGAGGTCGAAAAGCGACTCAAGCAGCTGGTACAGCGTCGCTGCTAGCGGGGATTCATGGGGGGATTGACTGAGCCCACTACCGGACGAGACCTTTGGCGCTACCGTTTGTAGTGAAGCCAAAGTTTCGGCGGACAGATAGTTCATCCGTAGCAACGCTTGACGGATGATGCGCAGTTCTTCTGTAAAGTCGCGCTGTCCCAGCGTTGTTCGATCCGACTCTGAGAGCGGATGCAATTCAAGCCTGAAAAAGTAAGCTAGGCTCTGCGCCAGCATTGTCAGCTCGAACAACCAACGTTGTTCCGCGCCGGCCGTCGTTGTTTCTCGCAGGGACGCCGCTGTGTCGGACGCGCTGGAGGTGTCAGTGACGGAAGTCATCGGCTGACCATCATTCATGAGGCAAGGTTACCCTACGGACAACGGAAAAACCCAACGCTGTGAACGGCGGCGATGAAAAATACTGCAAAGCGCTAAGTCTGTATAGCTTTCCGCCTTTTTACTGCGAAGAGGAAGACGACGGCGAAGAGAGGCGGGCAGTCAGATGGCGCTTCAGTTCGAGCTTAGCGCGGAACAGGCGTGATTTGACGGTTCCAACCGCGACGCCGGTAATGTCGGCGATTTCCTCACAACTGAGGCCGTCGTACTCCTTCATCACAAGTGTGTCACGGAACTCAGGAGGAAGAAGCGTGAGCGCCTCACGCACCAACCGGGTTCGTTCCTTGGACTCAAACTGAACGTCTGGACGCTCATCCGACACCGGCTCATGGTGCACTGGCATTGTTGCTTTGTCCGCCGTGGTTGGAGGCGTCGCCGTCAGGCGGTGCTCGCTTCGGCGCGCCTCGCTGACCAGACGATTAAAGGCGATGCGGTAGAGATATGTCTTGACGGACGATTCGCCCCGCCAAGACGCGGCGTGCTCCACAAGGGCAACGAAGACATCTTGGCAAAGTTCCTCGGCCCGCGCCGGCGACGACAACCGCCGGGCCAAAAAACGGTAGACGGCGGTGCGGTGGCGCTGGTAAAGCCGCGCAAAGGCCTGTTCGTCACCCTGCTGAAACGCGCGCAATAGTTCTTCGTCCGTTACCATGGTCGGCTCGCAGACGACGCGCGTTGGCTGTCAAAGGCGGTCGGCCGTTTGCATCCCCAGCGGGCGAGGACACGCGAACGCTGACGGAGCGTAGGCGACGACGGCGGTGTTCACTTCTTGAACAACTTGTCGAAGAAACCACCGCCACCCTTTGCGCCCTTGATGGCTTCTAACCCTTTGCGAGCCGCCTTGGAATCAGGATCAAGACGTAGCGCCTCGTTGAACATTTTCTCAGCCTGAATGTTCATATTCGCCCGTGCATATAGTTGCCCCAGCGCCACCAGCGGCGCAGTGTTGAACTGATCCAGTTCAGCCGCTTTCTTGAGCGCCGCTTCCGCTTCGCGCTGCATTTTGGGATGTGCCGCCAGCGTTGTCCCCAGCAGGAGGTGGTACCGTGCGGCGTCCGGTTTGAGGGCGACGGCTTCACGCAACAGGGCAATGGCGCCGGCGAAGTCCCGGTTGGCGATTTTGGCGCGGGCGTCTTGGAAAGCCTGCTCCGCTCTGGCTTCCCGCTGGGCGGTGGTTTCACCAGGGACGGTCGGGGGTGATTTTGGCGGCGGCGCAGCGCCGCGCGGCGTCGGCGTCGCGGCGGAAAGCGGCATTGGGGCGACGAGGGCTGGTTTTTCCGCACCATCCCGAATGGCTTCATAGGCCTCTGTAATCCGCGCGAAAATGGCGTCCACCTGCCGGCGTGTTTCCAGCGGGGCGTTCAAGTGGCGGTCTGGGTGGAAGTCGCGCGCCAAGCGGTAGTAGGCGTCACGGATTTCTTCCCGCGTCGCATAGGGTGAAACGCCCAAAATCTCATAGGGATCGCTGGTAGCATCAAGCCGCGCCTGCATTGCCAGCAACATATTCACCGCCTTGAGTGAGCCGGTGCGTTTGGCGGCGTCAGCGGCGGCGCGGGGTGGGACAATTGGTGGGGCGCTGACCGCCTGTTCGACAATTTCGGCCGGAATTTCCATCTGCCCGGTCTCGCGGTTGATAACCGGCGCGGCATGACGTTCCAGTACCCCAGCCGAGATCAAGCCGTAAAGCGCCTGCAAGGTGGCGTTGGGCGGTCCGTTGACGAGCATCATCGCCTGGAGAACGTTCATTGGGATGTTGATGCCGGCGACAAGCTGGCGCTCAATCGGCTTGAGCGAAAGGGATTGCGTACGTAGCAATGGGTTGCTGGATGGTCCGATGAGCCGGTTCAGGTCGCCCATTCCGCGTTGAATGATGCTGAAATCGCGGATACGTCGGACGCCTTCCAAGATGATATTGGCTGTGGAAAGCTCCAGCCGCAGGTCGTCTGGTACTGGCTTTTCTTGGGCTGTAAAACGATATTGTCCTTTTGTCCACTCAAACAGCGAGTAGATGATGCCTAGGATTTGAAAGGTGACGGCATTCGCTAGATCGCGCTCGGAGATGATGCCTAGGTCAACTAGCGCCCGACCAAACCGCTTTCCCTGCCCAGCTGCTTCCGACGCGCGCAGGAAGTCGGCTTCCGACAACAACCCGTTGCGCATCATGCTTTCGCCGATGCGGTCGGCGCGATCATTGCTGCGTGCGAAAACAATCGCCCCCAGCTCGAAGTAGATGGATTTACTGATCTTCTCGTGCGTGAGCGTCAATTCGCCGCTGAGGCGGCGGGTGTAGATGCGCCGGATGACATCCGGCAACGCGTCTTGAACGAGGTCGCCTTGTAGCAGTGGGGCTGTCACAACGCTCTCCTCCTGTTCTAGCGGCGGGGGAGCGGCAGCATAGCGGCCCCCCACCAGAAAACGTTAGTCCGTGTCTCCAGTATCGTCTCCGGCGTCGGCGTCTTTGCCCTTGAGCACCGGGTCGGACAGCCGCGCCCGCTCACCTTGGCGATCGGCGGCGCGCAGGACGCCGCTGTCGTCCATCACGAATGAACGCCGTCCCGTTTCTCGATACCGCTCCGGCACAGCATGGATTTGAAACGTTGGGGGAACAGCTTGGTTGTTGACAACCATTTCGATGCGGTAGCCCCGATACCGCCCGTCGGTGATATTTTTGATTTCGCCGGCATCTTCACCGGCGCGGCGCAGGTCAGCCAGTGTTCCAAAGCGATTTTGGCCAACGCCCAACGCATACCTCGCCTGTGCTTCCTGAAGTTGCTCAAGAAGGGGAATGACGGCGGCCTCATTGGCGGCGATGCGCACTTCAAACAGGCGGTCAAGATCGAACACGTCGTCCGTCTGGCCGCCGAAACTGGCGACGTACAGCGCCACAATACGCCAAGTCTTGAGTTTCCGGTCGCGGGTGAGGATGACGTTGATAACCGTCGGTCGTGCGTCTTCGCTGTTGAGGGAGGCGCGTAGCTCGACCGTTGCGAGGTTTTCTTCGGTGATGTCTCGAAAAGCAATATTGCCAACAATACGCGCGCCGGAGCGCAACAGCATTTCCCGCGCGCCGCTGCCGGTCGTGATGGGTTCGACGCGCACGCCCTGCGCCGCCAGTCGGCTCAACGGGTGGTCGCCCAGCAGCGCCCGGCGAATATCATTGTAGGCGGCGTTGTCGTTGGTCGCTAAGGCTGAAAGCGTTGCTTGGGCGCGTTCAGTAAGGAACGCTCGGATGGCGGGGTCGTCGCCGCGAAAGAACGCCTCGACGCAGGCGGCGACAATCTCTACTGGACGCAGCTCACGGGAGCGCTGAATCGGTGACGCGACCGCTGTCCCGGCGTCTGGCGTCACCCACCGGCCGTAGGTTGGGGGCAGGGTTGGGTTGGCCAGTAGGCTTAGCCCTCCTAGAACAGCCGCCCCAATCCGGCCGGCGGTACGGTATGGGCGCGTTTTGTGCGTGAAGACATGCATAGGCGTCATATCTTTATGGATTGCTTCGATTCGTTGCAAGCGTATCCCTAGGCGATGTGGTTTGACAGGAATGCCGGATGCGTTCACCTTGATGGAAGACATCGCTGAAGCTTGAACGGTGGCTTTGGGGAAAGGTTTTTTGAGAAACGCTTTTTGATGAGAAGCGCGTAGGGGAAAACGTTGCTTTAGAACGTTGGAGTCGGAACTTTGGATGGAGGCGGCGAACCGCTGTTAGGAGCGCCGCGTCGCAGTCCGTGCCATGTACGACCGTGTGATTCGTTTACGTGGAAGTGAGACCTACGAACTTGCCGCTCGCACTCGTTTCGGCTACGAGCTGGACCCAGCGCGCAACTTTGGCGTCAGGCTGGTTGTGCGGGCGTATGTCGTTGCGGAAGACTACAGCATTGAGGATTTTATCGCGCTGATGAAAAGCGAAGCAGCGCGGCACGAAGAAGCCCAACGCTTTCGGGCTAGTTTCATGCTGGATAGCCGTGACCTAGACGAGTCCGCACCGCCAATTGCCGAGCGTTGAGTCCGGCGTGCTTTCCGATGGTTTGTCGGGGCGCATCGCCGTTTCAAAAAACATCCGGGGGGTTGTAAGAATATTATGCACGCTGCGCCGCCAGCTGTACCTGATCCATCGCTTTCCGTGGCTTCCGCCGATGGGCGGGAGACGGTGAATCTCCCAGCCTATCGTTTCGTACCCTGCGTCGAGCCTTTCCGTTGGGAGGGGGTTCCCGTCACGGCGTATCAACAGACGCCCGCCTTGGAAGCCGACTTTGCCGGCGTCACTCGGCAAACGTTGTTCGGGCGGTCGGGCGAGGCCATCGGGTTTGAGGTACGCTACTTCGAGATCGCGCCGGGCGGATGGTCGGCGTTGGAGCGCCACGAACACGCTCATGCCGTGATTGGCCTGCGCGGCGTCGGCAAGGTGCTCATGGGCGATACCGTCCGTACGCTGGGCTTTCTGGATTTGGCCTACATTGGACCGAATTGCGTTCACCGGCTAGTGAATGATGAGTCCACACCGTTTGGCTTTTTGTGCATTGTTGACGCGCGGCGTGACCGTCCGCGCCGACTACGCCCGGCGGACGTGTCCGAGCTTTTGGCCGATCAGACGCTGGCGGCGGTTATTCTGCGGTCGGTTAAGGGAAAGATTGCAGGCGAGAGGAAGGGGGACGGCGTTGGATGAGTTCCTTGCCTTTCCGCCGAGGGTGGGTTTCTTCGGTCGCCGGCGGAGGGGAGAGAAGTTCTGTCCGACGAGTGCGCGGTCGGTGTAGGTCTCCACTAGGCGGCATTCCTACACTGCAACGGTCGTTTTTTCTCATCCTGAGAGACGAAGTATTTTGAACGTGTCATTCCGGCCCAGCCGCGATCCGGCGCTTGAAACCCGCCGCCAAGCCTCGCCGTGGATCGCGGAGAGCGATTCGTGGGTCAATTTCCAGTCCGCAGGGGAGAGG
Coding sequences within it:
- the ftsH gene encoding ATP-dependent zinc metalloprotease FtsH; the encoded protein is MNTAVRQVVLWIVIIAGGVLFWSLLHRNGPLKEDNPDYATLVKKIEAREIQEAVISETEVTGKYTNGKPFRTDIISGVAGELMNRMREKDIKVQGKPATSGIWLTILLYYLPVFLLIGFVFLMMRQMQGSGNKALSFGRSRARLLSNQAKRITFKDVAGVEESKEELQEIIEFLKEPQKFQKLGGRIPKGILMMGPPGTGKTLLARAVAGEANVPFFSISGSDFVEMFVGVGASRVRDLFEQGKKNAPCIIFIDEIDAVGRHRGAGLGGGHDEREQTLNQLLVEMDGFESNDGVILIASTNRPDVLDPALLRPGRFDRRVVVNRPDVKGREGILAVHTRKIPLGDDVDISVIARGTPGFTGADLANLVNEAALNAARNNQKCVTMRDFEWAKDKVIMGSERRSLVMSNEEKRNTAYHEAGHALVGIKVPNADPIHKITIIPRGMALGLTQQLPEADRYSHTREYIEGQIAILMGGRLAEEIFLNHVTTGAANDLERATELARRMVCEFGMSQLGPLTFGKKEEQIFLGREIAQHQDYSEDTAIKIDQEVKRIIMEQYNRARQIILDNKDALVRLAEALLERESLDAIQVRRLVAGLPLDDEEPTTSNSLEREEAKADAVRPAVVKPLIPPVAAGDNPATA
- the tilS gene encoding tRNA lysidine(34) synthetase TilS encodes the protein MLESKPNAEAILNRRWLRTVEGFPTRGVVVAVSGGMDSMALLHALWDWCGVEAAQCLHVAHLNHGLRGAAADADAHLVAETAARLGLRWTVETVDVAQAATAEQGNLEAVARRIRYAFLQRTAEQVGAAFIATAHTQSDQAETVLLRLVRGASPDGLTAIAPLRPVADDSPIQVIRPLLATPRPRIAEYVQQCGIQFREDETNRDLTRARNRLRYLVIPELERLNPQLGTALARLAQLAREDSDYLRTVVAEWLHRHARQVGRRWALPVAELTALPPAIRRRVLHTVAQEQAYPAVAFHHIEAIEATLLPDDGVGKCLDLTGGRRVRRVADALVFT
- a CDS encoding sigma-70 family RNA polymerase sigma factor, whose translation is MVTDEELLRAFQQGDEQAFARLYQRHRTAVYRFLARRLSSPARAEELCQDVFVALVEHAASWRGESSVKTYLYRIAFNRLVSEARRSEHRLTATPPTTADKATMPVHHEPVSDERPDVQFESKERTRLVREALTLLPPEFRDTLVMKEYDGLSCEEIADITGVAVGTVKSRLFRAKLELKRHLTARLSSPSSSSSQ
- a CDS encoding DnaJ domain-containing protein, producing MTAPLLQGDLVQDALPDVIRRIYTRRLSGELTLTHEKISKSIYFELGAIVFARSNDRADRIGESMMRNGLLSEADFLRASEAAGQGKRFGRALVDLGIISERDLANAVTFQILGIIYSLFEWTKGQYRFTAQEKPVPDDLRLELSTANIILEGVRRIRDFSIIQRGMGDLNRLIGPSSNPLLRTQSLSLKPIERQLVAGINIPMNVLQAMMLVNGPPNATLQALYGLISAGVLERHAAPVINRETGQMEIPAEIVEQAVSAPPIVPPRAAADAAKRTGSLKAVNMLLAMQARLDATSDPYEILGVSPYATREEIRDAYYRLARDFHPDRHLNAPLETRRQVDAIFARITEAYEAIRDGAEKPALVAPMPLSAATPTPRGAAPPPKSPPTVPGETTAQREARAEQAFQDARAKIANRDFAGAIALLREAVALKPDAARYHLLLGTTLAAHPKMQREAEAALKKAAELDQFNTAPLVALGQLYARANMNIQAEKMFNEALRLDPDSKAARKGLEAIKGAKGGGGFFDKLFKK
- a CDS encoding cupin domain-containing protein codes for the protein MHAAPPAVPDPSLSVASADGRETVNLPAYRFVPCVEPFRWEGVPVTAYQQTPALEADFAGVTRQTLFGRSGEAIGFEVRYFEIAPGGWSALERHEHAHAVIGLRGVGKVLMGDTVRTLGFLDLAYIGPNCVHRLVNDESTPFGFLCIVDARRDRPRRLRPADVSELLADQTLAAVILRSVKGKIAGERKGDGVG